The proteins below are encoded in one region of Leptospira johnsonii:
- the pyrE gene encoding orotate phosphoribosyltransferase, with the protein MGFRASPRGRTALREELFQLIQTHAYRFREEPFTLASGRKSRHYFNCKEITLHPQRLELLCKYIVEKHLPESGLDGEEAFGGLTMGADPICFGIALEYRKQLKNVFPLIVRKQAKDHGTKNLVEGGVNAVKSCVVVDDVITTGGSTLQAIKSLRDAGLEVKACICILDREEGGRKAIEEEGIQVFPLFKKSEFGSLD; encoded by the coding sequence ATGGGATTCCGGGCATCGCCCCGAGGGAGAACCGCTTTGAGGGAAGAATTATTTCAACTCATTCAAACCCACGCCTATCGTTTCCGAGAGGAACCGTTCACGTTGGCTAGTGGTAGAAAATCCAGGCATTACTTTAATTGTAAGGAAATCACTCTCCATCCCCAAAGATTAGAATTACTTTGTAAGTATATTGTGGAAAAACATCTCCCGGAATCCGGTCTGGACGGGGAGGAAGCCTTTGGAGGCCTTACCATGGGAGCGGATCCGATTTGTTTCGGGATCGCTCTAGAATACAGAAAACAGTTAAAGAATGTGTTCCCATTGATCGTAAGAAAACAAGCCAAGGATCATGGCACCAAAAATTTGGTAGAAGGTGGAGTAAACGCGGTCAAATCCTGTGTGGTTGTGGATGATGTAATCACAACTGGAGGTTCTACCTTGCAGGCTATCAAAAGTTTGAGAGATGCTGGATTGGAAGTAAAAGCCTGTATCTGTATTCTAGACAGGGAAGAAGGCGGCAGAAAAGCGATCGAAGAAGAAGGGATCCAAGTTTTCCCTTTGTTTAAAAAATCCGAATTCGGAAGTCTAGATTAA
- a CDS encoding acyl-CoA desaturase, whose translation MEQTKKKYALKTTIFLIATPIIGVIGTGALLFTRGIPLNTWLVYLFMTAATGLAITGGYHRLFSHRAYKASLPVKLFYILFGAAAFQQSVIEWSSDHRIHHRFVDKEEDPYAITKGFWYAHILWLFENRDHRTPVNVNDLYEDKWVKFQDDHYYPIAIFMGFIFPTLLCALWGDALGGLLLAGSLRVAVNHHMTFFINSLAHYKGDQPFSDKHTAKDNWLIALFTFGEGYHNFHHEFQADYRNGIRWFDYDPTKWLINTFAFFGLASDRKTISEEQILRKKMIMDEKALREKLESKSETLSPGFEERLEALRNSVQETQAKLINLKSVKEEVGKKAVKEAKSDFKVALNTWKRFVSGDLAPV comes from the coding sequence ATGGAACAAACGAAAAAGAAATACGCGTTGAAGACCACAATCTTCTTAATTGCGACTCCGATCATCGGGGTCATCGGGACGGGTGCCTTATTATTTACCAGAGGCATTCCTTTAAACACATGGCTTGTGTATCTATTTATGACTGCAGCAACTGGGCTTGCGATCACAGGGGGATACCACCGTCTGTTTTCGCACAGAGCTTACAAAGCTTCTTTGCCGGTAAAACTTTTTTATATTCTTTTCGGGGCAGCTGCGTTCCAACAATCCGTAATCGAATGGAGTTCCGATCATAGGATCCACCACAGATTCGTTGATAAGGAAGAAGATCCGTATGCGATCACTAAAGGATTCTGGTATGCTCATATTCTATGGTTATTCGAGAATAGAGACCACAGAACTCCTGTTAACGTGAACGATCTTTACGAAGACAAATGGGTGAAATTCCAAGACGATCATTATTATCCGATCGCTATTTTTATGGGGTTTATCTTCCCTACTCTTCTTTGTGCTCTTTGGGGAGATGCGTTAGGTGGATTATTATTGGCAGGCTCTTTGAGAGTTGCAGTCAACCACCACATGACATTTTTCATCAATTCCTTGGCTCATTACAAGGGAGATCAACCGTTCTCCGATAAACATACCGCTAAGGACAATTGGCTGATCGCGTTATTCACTTTCGGCGAAGGATATCATAACTTCCACCATGAGTTCCAAGCCGATTACAGAAACGGTATCCGTTGGTTCGATTACGATCCAACCAAATGGCTGATCAATACATTCGCATTTTTCGGTTTGGCAAGCGATAGAAAGACAATCTCTGAAGAACAGATCCTTCGTAAAAAGATGATCATGGATGAGAAAGCCCTACGCGAAAAACTGGAATCTAAGTCTGAAACCTTAAGCCCAGGATTCGAAGAAAGATTAGAGGCTCTGCGTAATTCCGTTCAGGAAACCCAAGCCAAACTGATCAATTTGAAATCCGTGAAAGAAGAAGTAGGCAAAAAGGCCGTAAAGGAAGCTAAATCCGATTTTAAAGTGGCTTTGAACACTTGGAAAAGATTCGTTTCCGGAGACCTAGCGCCGGTCTGA